One Streptomyces sp. R28 DNA window includes the following coding sequences:
- a CDS encoding D-alanyl-D-alanine carboxypeptidase translates to MAGESPDRSKQRESSAEPTSGSASPVPESGPETEGARAAGTGEKRDPRLAVARESAAPPESAATPRGGVDTATRVLSRRELEAVRAELEKAGGAEDGDADADAGAEGSEDASTGAEGSESASTGAEGSDSASTGAGNVEAAGESDAGSEAGSPDAEADADDAEGPSAGDSDAGSAEAAAGSAGDSETGSPDAEIDDAEGTQAETDDAKGSQAEGSRSAEGKGAGNGTSSEAPDDGDDADAPGDARLKAAVAAWVASTDTADDSTKDADEAGNVTDAEAGTAGDAEGGATQGADDADAEADVAAEDGSGEPAKASGADETPAAAQDGSTGAAEAPVAAADASGKAAADDAGEAAQDAADGSGDPARSADASDGNAADDATPDDAPAAADGEDAPRGPSAAGDESRTGGAGGSDEADGEAEAGQGGAPAAKPVDQPTAVFKAVRPAKPPVDQPTTTLKAPKQPESPSERTSKFVALKADIRQDTPKAPDTPKAPDTAAAPPDATAAIPQVGPERTTQQPLPPRPPLDLLAELTNTPPPPDTPVRTVIRRIKIWTPLVLLLVIILGVVQSVRPLPAPTLDLTAEDTYTFDGSKVDIPWPAEGQAALDVDGLGTFGSSGDQKPVPIASVAKVMTAYVILREHPLKSGANGPDIGIDQAAEDQSDAGQESTVDVFAGDKISQREALESILIASANNVARLLARWDAGSEKGFVAKMNTAAKGLGMTNTTYTDPSGLNNTTVSTAVDQVKLAKAAMKYPAFREVAAMMSYDDYKGHNHGNWNQLVGHNDVVGIKTGTTTSALGNLVFAAKKEIGGETRTIVGAVVRQPDAGGGILAAALNSGDQLIRAAQDALKSATLLKKGDVVGYVDDGLGGRTAVVATKDVTAVGWAGLKVELTFASDAVPHTAKAGTEVGTLTVGDGTSGAVKIPVALQTDLTEPGFTDKLTRLG, encoded by the coding sequence GTGGCGGGCGAGTCCCCCGACAGGTCGAAGCAGCGCGAGTCGTCGGCAGAACCGACGTCGGGGAGCGCGAGTCCGGTTCCCGAGTCCGGCCCCGAAACCGAAGGCGCGCGCGCAGCCGGCACCGGTGAGAAGCGCGACCCTCGACTGGCGGTGGCACGTGAGAGTGCCGCACCGCCGGAGTCTGCCGCCACGCCGCGCGGCGGTGTGGACACGGCGACCAGGGTCCTGTCACGGCGGGAGCTGGAGGCCGTGAGGGCGGAGCTGGAGAAGGCCGGGGGGGCCGAGGACGGCGACGCCGACGCGGACGCGGGCGCTGAGGGCTCCGAGGACGCGAGCACGGGCGCTGAGGGCTCCGAGAGCGCGAGCACAGGCGCCGAGGGCTCCGACAGCGCGAGCACGGGCGCCGGGAACGTTGAGGCTGCGGGCGAGAGCGACGCGGGCAGCGAGGCCGGGAGCCCTGACGCCGAGGCTGACGCTGACGACGCCGAGGGCCCGAGCGCCGGAGACTCGGACGCCGGCAGCGCGGAGGCTGCGGCCGGGAGCGCCGGGGACAGCGAGACCGGGAGCCCTGACGCTGAGATCGACGACGCGGAGGGCACCCAGGCCGAGACCGACGACGCCAAGGGCTCGCAGGCCGAGGGTTCGCGGAGTGCCGAAGGCAAGGGTGCCGGGAACGGGACCTCGTCCGAGGCGCCTGATGACGGTGACGACGCTGACGCGCCGGGTGACGCTCGGCTGAAGGCTGCTGTGGCGGCCTGGGTGGCTTCCACGGACACCGCCGACGACAGCACCAAGGATGCCGACGAAGCCGGCAACGTGACCGACGCCGAGGCCGGGACCGCGGGCGACGCCGAGGGCGGCGCGACTCAGGGCGCCGATGACGCCGACGCCGAGGCCGACGTAGCCGCCGAGGACGGCTCGGGCGAGCCCGCCAAGGCTTCCGGCGCCGACGAGACCCCCGCGGCCGCCCAGGACGGCTCGACCGGGGCTGCTGAGGCTCCTGTCGCAGCCGCGGACGCGTCCGGCAAGGCTGCCGCCGACGACGCGGGCGAAGCCGCCCAGGACGCCGCGGACGGCTCGGGCGACCCCGCCCGGAGCGCCGACGCGAGCGACGGCAATGCCGCCGACGACGCCACCCCTGACGACGCACCCGCAGCCGCCGACGGCGAGGACGCCCCGCGGGGGCCATCCGCAGCCGGCGACGAGAGCCGCACGGGTGGTGCGGGTGGGAGCGACGAGGCCGACGGCGAAGCCGAGGCCGGGCAGGGCGGCGCGCCCGCGGCCAAGCCCGTCGATCAGCCGACCGCCGTCTTCAAGGCCGTACGCCCCGCCAAGCCCCCCGTCGACCAGCCCACGACCACCCTCAAGGCCCCCAAGCAGCCCGAGTCCCCCTCCGAGCGCACGAGCAAGTTCGTCGCCCTGAAGGCGGACATCCGGCAGGACACCCCGAAGGCCCCGGACACCCCGAAGGCCCCGGACACCGCCGCGGCGCCCCCCGACGCCACCGCCGCCATCCCCCAGGTCGGCCCCGAGCGCACCACGCAGCAGCCGCTGCCCCCCAGGCCCCCGCTCGACCTGCTCGCCGAGCTGACGAACACGCCGCCGCCCCCGGACACCCCCGTCCGCACGGTCATCCGGCGGATCAAGATCTGGACCCCGCTGGTCCTGCTGCTCGTGATCATCCTCGGCGTCGTCCAGTCCGTGCGCCCGCTCCCGGCCCCCACCCTCGACCTCACCGCCGAGGACACCTACACGTTCGACGGCAGCAAGGTCGACATCCCGTGGCCGGCCGAGGGCCAGGCCGCGCTCGACGTGGACGGCCTCGGCACGTTCGGCTCCTCCGGCGACCAGAAGCCCGTCCCGATCGCCAGTGTCGCCAAGGTCATGACGGCGTACGTCATCCTGCGCGAGCACCCCCTCAAGAGCGGCGCCAATGGCCCGGACATCGGGATCGACCAGGCCGCCGAGGACCAGTCGGACGCGGGCCAGGAGTCGACCGTCGACGTGTTCGCGGGCGACAAGATCTCCCAGCGCGAGGCCCTGGAGAGCATCCTGATCGCATCCGCGAACAACGTCGCCCGCCTCCTCGCCCGTTGGGACGCGGGCTCCGAGAAGGGGTTCGTGGCGAAGATGAACACCGCCGCCAAGGGCCTCGGCATGACGAACACGACGTACACCGACCCCTCCGGCCTGAACAACACCACCGTGAGCACGGCGGTGGACCAGGTGAAGCTGGCCAAGGCGGCGATGAAGTACCCCGCCTTCCGCGAGGTCGCCGCGATGATGTCGTACGACGACTACAAGGGCCACAACCACGGCAACTGGAACCAGCTGGTCGGCCACAACGACGTCGTCGGCATCAAGACCGGCACCACCACCTCCGCCCTCGGCAACCTCGTGTTCGCCGCGAAGAAGGAGATCGGCGGCGAGACCCGGACCATCGTCGGCGCCGTGGTGCGCCAGCCGGACGCGGGCGGCGGCATCCTCGCTGCCGCGCTCAACTCGGGCGACCAGCTGATCCGGGCCGCACAGGACGCCCTGAAGTCGGCGACACTGCTGAAGAAGGGTGACGTCGTCGGATACGTCGACGACGGCCTCGGCGGCCGCACCGCGGTCGTCGCCACCAAGGACGTCACGGCGGTCGGCTGGGCCGGGCTGAAGGTCGAGCTGACCTTCGCCTCCGATGCCGTACCGCACACCGCGAAGGCCGGCACCGAGGTGGGCACGCTCACCGTGGGTGACGGCACGAGCGGCGCCGTCAAGATCCCGGTCGCCCTGCAGACGGACCTCACCGAACCGGGCTTCACGGACAAGCTGACCCGCCTCGGCTGA
- a CDS encoding MFS transporter, with amino-acid sequence MATAEPTRADDADPGRGAGPRIRVPAPRQGERESPPEDRPPSRLSSAALTLRERLLRHPVLSITTLAGLLHVIWFFTFASSGGDLAAQDAWAEFVGRHPDSAYNLAWFGGLHPVSYSVVSPYLMSVLGVRTTMMIAGTVSAGLLTLVLLRSRSVKNPLWAALAGVFGLVCNAISGRVTFGLGTMFALGAVAVVFCWPYRWRYKRWAKALCAAPLAALATMSSPVAGLFVGFVAVALFLQKRRPGAWALGLAPAAVVAVSAWLFPFSGTQPMVIGSVLLPLLCAVATFVLVPKEWKTVRLVSAVYGLSVVLVWVVSSQIGSNITRLAMLFGGTALVAALPFTVPRSRKWYTGVLALLTFTGWIGYKTVDDIIHAAPEASWARELAPLVNELQEVGAEKGRVEVVPARSHREASALAPYVNLARGWMRQADMERNPLFYDDTLNSANYHEWLQRWAVHFVVLPKDEPDPSSAQRERQLVQRGMPYLKQVWGDANWQLFQVTDPAPLAEPNAVVERAEQGEMTMRVSKPGRVLIRIPYSPWLSIVDADGKKLDPPRETEASRNRPDDEPKTYHNANGCLTETAEDALGDRWTMLVAPRAGEYRLAAPYTFPRGTPCPEELR; translated from the coding sequence GTGGCCACTGCGGAGCCGACACGCGCGGACGACGCCGATCCGGGACGGGGAGCCGGTCCGCGAATACGCGTGCCCGCGCCACGTCAGGGAGAGCGCGAAAGCCCTCCGGAGGACAGACCGCCGTCGCGGTTGAGCTCCGCCGCCCTCACCCTGCGTGAGCGTCTCCTGCGCCATCCGGTGCTGTCGATCACGACTCTGGCCGGACTTCTCCACGTCATCTGGTTCTTCACGTTCGCAAGCAGCGGCGGCGATCTCGCGGCCCAGGACGCCTGGGCCGAGTTCGTCGGCCGGCATCCGGACTCGGCGTACAACCTGGCCTGGTTCGGCGGCCTGCACCCGGTGTCGTACAGCGTGGTGTCGCCGTATCTGATGTCGGTCCTCGGTGTCCGTACGACGATGATGATCGCCGGGACGGTCTCGGCGGGTCTGCTGACGCTGGTCCTGCTCCGCAGCCGGTCGGTGAAGAACCCCCTGTGGGCGGCGCTCGCCGGGGTGTTCGGGCTGGTGTGCAACGCGATCTCGGGGCGCGTGACCTTCGGGCTCGGCACGATGTTCGCGCTGGGCGCGGTGGCCGTCGTGTTCTGCTGGCCGTACCGCTGGCGCTACAAACGGTGGGCGAAGGCACTGTGCGCCGCGCCGCTGGCCGCGCTGGCCACCATGTCGTCGCCGGTGGCGGGGCTGTTCGTGGGCTTCGTGGCGGTGGCGCTGTTCCTGCAGAAGCGGCGGCCGGGAGCGTGGGCGCTGGGCCTCGCGCCGGCCGCGGTCGTGGCCGTGTCCGCCTGGCTGTTCCCCTTCTCCGGCACGCAGCCGATGGTGATCGGCTCGGTGCTCCTGCCGCTGCTGTGCGCCGTCGCCACGTTCGTGCTCGTGCCCAAGGAGTGGAAGACGGTCCGGCTGGTGTCCGCCGTCTACGGCCTCTCGGTCGTCCTGGTCTGGGTGGTCAGCTCACAGATCGGTTCCAACATCACGCGCCTGGCGATGCTGTTCGGCGGGACGGCCCTCGTGGCCGCGCTGCCCTTCACGGTGCCGCGCTCGCGCAAGTGGTACACGGGCGTGCTGGCACTTCTCACCTTCACCGGCTGGATCGGCTACAAGACGGTCGACGACATCATCCACGCCGCCCCGGAGGCGTCCTGGGCGCGCGAGCTGGCCCCGCTGGTCAACGAGCTCCAGGAGGTCGGCGCCGAGAAGGGCCGGGTGGAGGTCGTGCCCGCCCGCTCCCACCGCGAGGCCTCCGCGCTCGCGCCGTACGTCAATCTGGCGCGTGGCTGGATGCGCCAGGCCGACATGGAGCGCAACCCGCTCTTCTACGACGACACCCTGAACTCCGCGAACTATCACGAGTGGCTCCAGCGCTGGGCCGTGCACTTCGTGGTGCTGCCCAAGGACGAGCCGGACCCCTCTTCGGCGCAGCGTGAGCGGCAGCTGGTGCAGCGCGGCATGCCGTATCTGAAGCAGGTGTGGGGCGACGCCAACTGGCAGCTGTTCCAGGTGACCGACCCGGCGCCGCTCGCCGAGCCCAACGCCGTCGTCGAGCGGGCCGAGCAGGGCGAGATGACGATGCGGGTGAGCAAGCCGGGCCGCGTCCTCATCCGCATCCCCTACTCGCCCTGGCTGAGCATCGTCGACGCCGACGGCAAGAAGCTCGACCCGCCGCGGGAGACGGAGGCGTCCAGGAACCGTCCCGACGACGAGCCGAAGACGTACCACAACGCCAACGGCTGTCTGACGGAGACGGCGGAGGACGCGCTCGGCGACCGGTGGACGATGCTGGTCGCTCCGCGGGCGGGCGAGTACCGGCTGGCGGCGCCGTACACGTTCCCGCGGGGCACTCCGTGTCCGGAGGAGTTGCGCTGA
- a CDS encoding SDR family oxidoreductase, with amino-acid sequence MSLLTGKTVVVSGVGAGLGHQVAAAVVRDGGNCVLGARTEANLAKSAAEIDPDGAHTAYRATDITDERQCEALAALARERFGGIDGVVHVAAWDSYFGGLEGADFTTWQSVIDVNLLGSLRMTRACLPALKECGGSVVFIGTQSAVAAPSQVSQAAYAASKGALTSAMYSLARELGPHRIRVNTVLPGWMWGPPVQAYVQFTAQTEGAPEGDVRKRLTERMALPELATDGDVANAAVFLASDRARAITGQSLLVNAGELMR; translated from the coding sequence ATGTCACTGCTCACCGGCAAGACCGTCGTCGTCTCGGGAGTCGGCGCCGGGCTCGGTCACCAGGTCGCGGCGGCGGTCGTACGGGACGGCGGGAACTGCGTGCTGGGGGCGCGCACCGAGGCGAACCTCGCGAAGAGCGCCGCCGAGATCGATCCCGACGGGGCGCACACGGCGTACCGGGCGACCGACATCACCGACGAGCGGCAGTGCGAGGCGCTGGCCGCGCTGGCGCGGGAGCGGTTCGGGGGGATCGACGGGGTGGTGCATGTGGCCGCCTGGGACTCCTACTTCGGCGGGCTGGAGGGCGCCGACTTCACCACCTGGCAGTCGGTGATCGACGTCAATCTGCTGGGCTCGCTGCGGATGACCCGGGCCTGTCTGCCGGCGCTGAAGGAGTGCGGCGGGTCGGTGGTGTTCATCGGCACACAGTCCGCCGTGGCCGCCCCGTCGCAGGTGAGCCAGGCCGCCTACGCCGCCTCCAAGGGCGCCCTCACCAGCGCCATGTACTCACTGGCCCGGGAGCTCGGACCGCACCGGATCCGGGTCAACACCGTGCTGCCGGGCTGGATGTGGGGGCCTCCGGTGCAGGCGTATGTCCAGTTCACGGCACAGACGGAGGGCGCACCCGAGGGGGACGTACGGAAGCGGCTGACCGAGCGGATGGCACTGCCCGAGCTGGCCACGGACGGGGATGTGGCGAACGCGGCGGTGTTCCTCGCGTCCGACCGGGCGCGGGCGATCACCGGGCAGTCGCTGCTGGTGAACGCGGGGGAGCTGATGCGCTGA
- a CDS encoding sodium:solute symporter family protein, translating into MNSLDWAVLIGYFGVMVAIGVWSHKRVDNVSDFFTAGGKMPWWLSGISHHMSGYSAVMFTGYAGIAYTYGVTSFVTWSFPIALGIAIGSKLFAPRINRLRSRLHVASPLEYLKNRYDLKTQQALAWSGMLLKIVDVGAKWAAIATLLSVFTGISLNQGILITGSITAVYCTIGGLWADALTELGQFVIQLLAGVAMFVAVIMKLNDKGIGFFDAWDRPELQGHGEPLVGPYGTVFLLAFLFIKLFEYNGGMLNQAQRYMATASAYEAERSARLSAILWLVWPVVLFFPMWMSPLLVTSQKGDGSDSYGLMTEQLLPHGLLGLVIVGFFSHTMAMCSSDANAIAAVFTRDCAPVLWRRARAWSEGQGLRVARITTVVFLGLSMAAATQVNSPTFGDIITVVIKWVAGLMGPMAIPMMLGLLRPFRRSGPTAALTSWSMGLLAFWLVNYPISWQIEGGVPLQYQVSIPLAVSLVLYILVGFIKPEDTPERLAIIEKINTDGDGAAAAAVPTPAGPVEDVVRAKD; encoded by the coding sequence ATGAACAGTCTCGACTGGGCCGTGCTCATCGGCTACTTCGGCGTGATGGTGGCGATCGGCGTCTGGTCGCACAAGCGGGTGGACAACGTCAGCGACTTCTTCACCGCGGGCGGCAAGATGCCGTGGTGGCTGTCCGGCATCTCGCACCACATGTCCGGATACAGCGCGGTGATGTTCACCGGGTACGCGGGCATCGCCTACACCTACGGCGTCACGTCCTTCGTCACCTGGTCCTTCCCCATCGCGCTCGGCATCGCCATCGGCTCGAAGCTGTTCGCGCCGCGCATCAACCGGCTGCGGTCGCGACTCCATGTGGCCTCCCCGCTGGAGTACTTGAAGAACCGTTACGACCTGAAGACCCAGCAGGCGCTGGCCTGGTCCGGCATGCTGCTGAAGATCGTGGACGTGGGCGCGAAGTGGGCGGCGATCGCGACGCTGCTGTCCGTGTTCACCGGCATCTCGCTGAACCAGGGCATCCTGATCACCGGCTCCATCACGGCCGTCTACTGCACGATCGGCGGCCTGTGGGCGGACGCGCTGACCGAACTCGGCCAGTTCGTCATCCAGTTGCTGGCCGGCGTCGCGATGTTCGTCGCCGTGATCATGAAGCTGAACGACAAGGGCATCGGCTTCTTCGACGCCTGGGACAGGCCGGAGCTGCAGGGCCACGGTGAGCCGCTGGTCGGCCCCTACGGCACGGTCTTCCTCCTCGCCTTCCTCTTCATCAAGCTCTTCGAGTACAACGGCGGCATGCTCAACCAGGCCCAGCGCTACATGGCCACGGCCAGCGCGTACGAGGCCGAGCGCTCGGCACGCCTGTCGGCGATCCTGTGGCTGGTCTGGCCGGTGGTCCTCTTCTTCCCCATGTGGATGTCGCCGCTGCTGGTCACGTCGCAGAAGGGGGACGGTTCCGACTCGTACGGCCTGATGACCGAACAGCTGCTCCCGCACGGCCTGTTGGGCCTGGTCATCGTCGGCTTCTTCTCGCACACCATGGCCATGTGCTCCTCCGACGCCAACGCGATCGCGGCCGTCTTCACCCGGGACTGCGCGCCGGTGTTGTGGCGCAGGGCGCGGGCCTGGAGCGAGGGACAGGGCCTGCGGGTCGCCCGGATCACGACCGTCGTCTTCCTCGGCCTGTCCATGGCGGCCGCGACGCAGGTCAACTCCCCGACCTTCGGCGACATCATCACCGTCGTCATCAAGTGGGTCGCCGGGCTCATGGGCCCGATGGCCATCCCGATGATGCTGGGCCTGCTGCGCCCGTTCCGCCGCTCGGGCCCGACCGCCGCGCTCACCAGCTGGTCGATGGGTCTGCTCGCCTTCTGGCTGGTCAACTACCCGATCAGCTGGCAGATCGAGGGCGGCGTCCCGCTCCAGTACCAGGTCTCGATCCCGCTGGCGGTGTCGCTGGTCCTGTACATCCTCGTCGGCTTCATCAAGCCGGAGGACACCCCGGAGCGGCTCGCGATCATCGAGAAGATCAACACCGACGGGGACGGGGCGGCCGCGGCCGCGGTGCCGACTCCGGCGGGCCCGGTGGAGGACGTGGTCCGGGCGAAGGACTGA
- a CDS encoding ADP-ribosylglycohydrolase family protein has protein sequence MGATLGAVWGRTEQQDFRSRVRGTLLGTAVGDALGAPVDGLGLDEIKEQYGLEGLVDLGFGYGRRGAVTHLTQLTLFSVDGLIRAQVRRDTGAWHPPTDVHRAYLRWAATQRDWGPDERRKDDGWLAREEWLYARRDPTRALLLGLGDETMGTLESPKNTAELGPEAVARSAPFGLLVGWEPQLVVQLAVECATQTHGHPIAYLAAGAYAVIVHGLACGESLDGAVQRALALLALRPGHEPVSDALQHALGAVRQGMPTPARVEELAADGSADGLLAAAVYCALVGEDVRHGLCLAVNHDGPSAAAGALTGGLLGALHGETALPPAWLAELEGRPTILELADDFAMEMTQGPALHGPAGASAGWLARYPRA, from the coding sequence GTGGGTGCGACACTCGGCGCCGTCTGGGGCCGTACCGAACAGCAGGACTTCCGTAGCCGGGTGCGCGGCACGCTTCTCGGGACGGCGGTGGGGGACGCCCTCGGAGCGCCGGTGGACGGGCTGGGGCTGGACGAGATCAAGGAGCAGTACGGCCTTGAGGGGCTCGTCGATCTCGGGTTCGGGTATGGCCGGCGCGGTGCCGTGACGCACCTCACGCAGCTCACCCTCTTCAGCGTGGACGGGTTGATAAGAGCGCAGGTCCGGCGGGACACCGGCGCCTGGCATCCGCCCACCGACGTGCACCGGGCGTATCTGCGCTGGGCCGCCACACAGCGGGACTGGGGTCCCGACGAGCGCCGTAAGGACGACGGGTGGCTGGCGCGGGAGGAGTGGCTGTACGCCCGCCGGGATCCCACCCGCGCGCTCCTGCTGGGCCTCGGTGACGAGACCATGGGCACGCTGGAGTCGCCCAAGAACACGGCCGAGCTCGGGCCCGAGGCCGTCGCCCGTTCCGCGCCCTTCGGGCTGCTCGTCGGCTGGGAGCCGCAGCTCGTCGTCCAGCTCGCCGTGGAGTGCGCGACGCAGACCCACGGCCATCCCATCGCTTACCTGGCGGCAGGCGCGTACGCCGTGATCGTGCACGGTCTGGCCTGCGGGGAGAGCCTCGACGGGGCCGTGCAGCGGGCGCTCGCGCTGCTCGCCCTGCGGCCCGGGCACGAACCCGTGTCGGACGCGTTGCAGCACGCGCTGGGCGCCGTACGGCAGGGCATGCCCACCCCGGCGCGGGTGGAGGAGCTCGCGGCCGACGGCTCGGCGGACGGGCTGCTCGCGGCCGCCGTGTACTGCGCCCTGGTGGGTGAGGACGTCCGCCACGGGCTGTGCCTCGCCGTGAACCACGACGGCCCCTCCGCCGCCGCGGGCGCCCTCACCGGCGGCCTGCTGGGCGCCCTGCACGGCGAGACGGCCCTGCCCCCGGCCTGGCTGGCCGAACTGGAGGGCCGCCCCACGATCCTCGAACTCGCCGACGACTTCGCCATGGAGATGACCCAGGGCCCCGCCCTGCACGGGCCGGCCGGAGCCTCCGCCGGGTGGCTGGCCCGCTATCCGCGCGCCTGA
- a CDS encoding tetratricopeptide repeat protein, with protein MAQSQPSMQELIARRQRAGFAGRSAERAAFRANFDVRPEDDRHRFLFHVHGNAGVGKTFLMRELEQVARECGALTSFVDENAGSVPEALTVISRQFAAQGRRFKDLERLLAVHRERRHEAEAAAVAALEPRPQTPSAGSMVAARAGLVGLGMVPVVGPFTGALDPAPLAQGADRLRARLSARFRSHEDVELVLSPESVLTPVLLNELSDAASAVPWIALFFDTYERTGSFLDGWLCDVMTTDRYGALPATVVVVTAGQLPFDNGRWRGFGEFMKDVPLGPFTDADVRALLATRGVVAEPVVDEVLRLTGGLPVLVSMLAEARPAGPDEVGDPSATAVGLFLEREQDPVRRDIALVCALPRRLDADVFRALVDRPDDELDALYEWLRGMPFVGERGDRLQYHDVVRAPMLRWQRSRSSVTWAERHRSLAAVFRERRTEAAAGRGAEKAWADEEWRELRLAESYHLLCAGERRVMPEVLRDLVDACDQGESIAGRWLQMLVDAGRDAAVEALAGRARELSQALAAGGTAAVLGVLLREAGFDGVAGVGVPGAAASGVGRGTGVGGVGGRAGMGGAGAASGVGRGTAARPGASRGPQPRGLGRGALGRSRGGVVGGGRRDERTGEDWSAVLPRAAAARAYRVRAMTHDLAGDLRAAVADLDRALRLAPEDARSLTLRGEYRRALEHYDRALDDLDRAIRLNPTDDFAWASRGATRLSRHELDKALTDLDRAVELKPDYPWALVRRARVHRALGDPDRQLADLDRAVAVDPDWAWVRCERGDALRATGRDEEALADYDHALALEPDYDSARASRGASLANLGHHEEALADLDRVLERRPSYGWALRQRAAVHRHLGDEAGATADEELAQAYE; from the coding sequence GTGGCGCAGTCGCAGCCGTCGATGCAGGAGCTGATCGCGCGGCGTCAGCGCGCGGGGTTCGCGGGACGCAGTGCGGAACGGGCTGCCTTCCGGGCGAACTTCGACGTTCGGCCGGAGGACGACAGGCATCGGTTCCTGTTCCACGTGCACGGGAACGCGGGGGTCGGGAAGACCTTTCTGATGCGCGAGCTGGAGCAAGTCGCCCGTGAGTGCGGCGCGTTGACCTCGTTCGTCGACGAGAACGCGGGCAGCGTGCCGGAGGCCTTGACGGTGATCAGCCGTCAGTTCGCCGCGCAGGGACGGCGTTTCAAGGATCTGGAACGGTTGCTGGCCGTGCACCGGGAGCGGCGGCACGAGGCGGAGGCGGCCGCCGTCGCAGCGCTCGAACCACGGCCACAGACGCCTTCGGCAGGCAGCATGGTGGCGGCAAGGGCGGGCCTGGTGGGACTGGGGATGGTACCGGTGGTGGGACCCTTCACCGGCGCACTGGATCCGGCCCCGCTCGCTCAGGGAGCCGACCGGCTGCGGGCCCGCCTCAGCGCGCGCTTCCGCAGCCACGAGGACGTCGAGCTCGTGCTCTCGCCCGAGAGCGTGCTCACCCCCGTGCTGCTGAACGAGCTGTCCGACGCGGCATCCGCGGTGCCGTGGATCGCCCTGTTCTTCGATACCTACGAACGGACCGGGTCGTTTCTCGACGGCTGGCTGTGCGATGTCATGACCACCGACCGGTACGGCGCGCTGCCGGCCACGGTCGTCGTGGTGACGGCCGGTCAGCTGCCCTTCGACAACGGCCGGTGGCGCGGCTTCGGCGAGTTCATGAAGGACGTACCGCTCGGGCCGTTCACGGACGCGGACGTACGGGCGCTGCTCGCGACCCGGGGAGTGGTGGCCGAGCCGGTCGTCGACGAGGTGCTCCGCCTCACCGGCGGACTCCCGGTCCTCGTGTCGATGCTCGCCGAGGCCCGCCCCGCAGGCCCGGACGAGGTGGGAGACCCGAGCGCCACCGCCGTGGGTCTGTTCCTGGAGCGGGAACAGGATCCGGTACGGCGGGACATCGCCCTGGTGTGCGCGCTGCCACGGAGGCTGGACGCGGACGTGTTCAGGGCGCTGGTCGACCGGCCGGACGACGAACTGGATGCGCTGTACGAGTGGCTGCGGGGCATGCCGTTCGTCGGAGAGCGGGGTGATCGACTGCAGTACCACGACGTCGTACGGGCACCCATGCTGCGCTGGCAACGGAGCCGGTCGTCCGTGACGTGGGCGGAGCGGCACCGGTCGCTGGCGGCGGTGTTCCGGGAGCGGCGGACCGAGGCCGCGGCGGGCCGGGGCGCCGAGAAGGCGTGGGCCGACGAGGAGTGGCGCGAGCTGCGGCTGGCGGAGTCGTATCACCTGCTGTGTGCGGGGGAGCGGCGGGTGATGCCGGAGGTGCTGCGGGACCTCGTCGACGCCTGCGACCAGGGTGAGTCCATCGCCGGGCGGTGGCTGCAGATGCTGGTGGACGCGGGGCGGGACGCGGCCGTGGAGGCCCTGGCCGGAAGGGCACGGGAACTGTCGCAGGCCCTGGCCGCCGGCGGAACGGCCGCTGTCCTCGGGGTGTTGCTGCGGGAGGCGGGGTTCGACGGGGTGGCCGGGGTGGGCGTCCCTGGTGCGGCGGCGTCCGGCGTGGGTCGGGGCACAGGCGTGGGCGGCGTGGGCGGCAGGGCCGGCATGGGCGGCGCGGGTGCGGCGTCGGGCGTGGGCCGTGGCACAGCAGCCCGGCCCGGTGCGTCCCGCGGTCCCCAACCGCGGGGCCTGGGCCGCGGGGCACTGGGGCGATCACGTGGCGGTGTGGTGGGCGGCGGACGCCGGGACGAGCGGACCGGGGAAGACTGGAGCGCCGTCCTGCCCCGCGCCGCGGCGGCCCGTGCCTACCGCGTCCGGGCCATGACCCACGACCTCGCCGGCGACCTCCGAGCGGCCGTCGCCGACCTCGACCGAGCCCTGCGGCTGGCCCCCGAGGACGCCCGCAGCCTCACCCTGCGCGGCGAGTACCGCCGGGCCCTCGAGCATTACGACAGAGCGCTCGACGACCTGGACCGGGCGATCCGGCTCAACCCCACCGACGACTTCGCCTGGGCCTCCCGCGGCGCCACCCGCCTCAGCCGCCACGAACTCGACAAGGCGCTCACGGACCTCGACCGCGCCGTGGAGCTCAAGCCGGACTACCCCTGGGCGCTGGTCCGCCGGGCCCGCGTACACCGCGCCCTCGGCGACCCCGACCGCCAACTGGCCGACCTGGACCGGGCGGTGGCCGTGGACCCGGACTGGGCCTGGGTCCGCTGCGAGCGCGGTGACGCCCTGCGCGCCACCGGCCGCGACGAGGAGGCCCTCGCCGACTACGACCACGCGCTCGCCCTGGAGCCCGACTACGACTCCGCCCGCGCGAGCCGGGGCGCCTCACTGGCCAACCTCGGCCACCACGAGGAGGCTCTCGCCGACCTTGACCGGGTGCTGGAGAGGAGGCCGTCGTATGGGTGGGCCCTCCGCCAGCGGGCGGCCGTCCACCGCCACCTCGGAGACGAGGCCGGGGCCACCGCGGACGAGGAGCTTGCCCAGGCTTATGAGTGA